The genomic window CGCCAATATCTAGCATTGTCTTCGATTGAGTCCAAATGTAACACCCTTTTACGGTCAACTCCTCTCTTGAGTTCCACAAGCAGAGGAGCCCAACAAAACTCAATTGATGTCTCAAAATCCTGTATAGTAACCAAATTTAATAGTTGCATCTACTAACCAATGATGTATATGTGATTCAAAAGGAGATTTGTGATTATTAATTACCAGAGAATGGAAAGACATCGTAGGACCATTGTAAGTGAGCTTCTTACGATGAGTGGGAAGAACAGACTGTACTAAGCAGACAAGAGATTCCCACTGGTTTCTCATCATTGAATCTCCAACCAGCATTATTCTTTTTCCTCTCATTTTCCCAAGAAATTTCAATGCGTCAAACCTAAACACCATCATGGAAAGAGCCACTATTTTGGTTAATATTAATGTCTCTTTCCCATTTTTCATTAGTCAATTTATTCATCTTGCAATTAACCATGCAAAGCCAATATAAACCAACTTTTTTACTTGATGAGacagaaattttaaaaagaagtaaTGTAAGAAGTAAGAGGAGTGTGGAGTGTGCCTTGGTAGTGAACAAGCCTTAGGGATCCATCTCCATTTCTGGTAATAAGAGTCGGGTCTTCCATTTCTTTGGCAACTTAGTGCAGAACTCAGATATGGACAGCTTGAATCATAGAGCGGATACGTTTCATCGAACGTCCATTTCCCCACCGAGTAATCACAcctctcctctcttctttcaCGCCTCGTCTGCAAGGCGTTGAGTGGATCATCGTCCCCTACTAGCCATAACTCATCAAACTGAGACAAAACTACTTTGCCAAGGATGAGACACAAAGATAAGAACAAGACTCGAGTCTCTGAGGTAGCCATTTGACCAGGAAACTGAGCAGTGTGGGCttggagaaagaaataatataaagaagATGGGCAACAAAAAGTGGATAAAGTGAAAAAGGGCGTTAATTACGGAAAGTGGTGGTAATTAGTAATTAGACTTATGCTTGAAATCATGTCCCGTGACTTGCGTCTCCTCTTCTCTCcatcatatcatttttttataaaaacagaTTACAGTATCCAAGGCGGGATTTGTGAGTTTGGTGGAGCGTTTTGTATATGGtttaaaaaatcgaaatagtttctcaacaaaaacaaacagaaatagTAGAAAACAATCCATATAAACCAGAAAAAAGAATTGCAAATCAAACACAATGGTAGGTTTTGTAAGACTAAAGAAATGTAGGTTTTGTTGTAGAGACCCAAAACTCTCCCTGCCCTCAAAAGGTCATGAACAGACCAAATTCAGGACCCAACCTTCCTTATTAATAGTTTTAAGTTAACCCAAATATGTAAAAAAGTATTAATGAAACGAAACCAAGACATGGCAACACCTTCTTCAGCTTTTAGTATCCTTCATGCTTTATCAAACTCACACCATCCCCAAACAAacataacacaaaacaaacactatGCTCTTTGGTTAGCTTCTGTCCCAAACAGATGTCATCTTTAGTATGTCAGTCGAGATTAAGATAATCCTTTAGAAAATCCatttttcttgatcatctGAAGAAGATTCATCTAACCATGATTGGTGGATGTGCATCCACGTCAGCCTTTGCTTTTCCTCCTTTCAATTTTAACCCattttcagttatttttttccaatattaTTTAACCAATCTAATCGTTTGAAATCTTAAAAGGATCATAAATCAAGGTTTACCTTATAACTCAGTAAGACTTTTGTTGAACAAGACCGTACTTTTCCCTCTGTAAACACGAGCTAGACATTAGAACATGGAAGCAAACTTCTACAGTATACCCTTATGatgagaaatcaaacaaatcagTTGATCGTATTTTCTGCTAAATCATTTCCTAGCTCGATAAGTCACAAGTATAAGCCATGTAATTGAAGAACAAGATTTCTTACCAGATAACTCATGCTTTACAAATTTTGCAAGCCATGTATCTGAACTGATATGAGAAGACGTAACATTATCCAACCAAATGCGAAACTTCTTTTCCTTCCCATCACCGTATAAATTTTCCATCTCATCTATCCATTCATGTATCGGTTTCTCCACTCCAGACGGATGAACAAAAATACCAAGTGGACTCTGAAACATTGCAAAAGCATAACAATTACGTCAACTAATAAGTCTACACAACACAAGCAATCAAGAACatcttcaaaattatcaatttgAGCACTTGAATTTCCATTACGTTAGATGCTAGAgagcttttttttgtcaaataaacACACTTACAGAGAGCGATTTCAAATTCTGCAAGTACTTGTCAGACTTTTCCACCTCTCCACAACGCCATCTctcataaaacaaataaaactgAACAACCTCATGAGCAGGATTCAAACTTTCCCCATGGAAATTTTCAGTGTCCATAACATCTCTAGGAGAGACATTTGGTCCCAAATTAAACCTCTGAATAGCTTCTATCATACCAGCTCCACACCTCTCAGACGcatgaaatatttttgggttGTCCTTTGCATTTTCTTCATACCATTGCAATAATTCTTCATGCGAATTGCTAACcttaaacagtaaaaatataaGCACAATCACTCACGCGTAGTCAAGTATGATCGAACCTAAAAAAAAGTAGTTGGGAACTAACCATTACGCCATATACGTCAGAAATGTTGAAAAGCTCAGCATCATTTCCAGAGTCACCACAAACAAGTGTGTTAGAAGGCTGCTTGCCTTCAATATCCAACTTGTCAAGTAGATATGTCAAAGCACCTTGTTTGCCAGCTCCTCTTGGTAATACATCAAAAGCATATCCATTACTATAAACCAGCTTCACATCCACCTATAATGAATTTTACTGTCATCAGCACCAAAAGTAACAATCTATGATAAGAATGTAGCCATCAAGCTCACATAAAGAGTACACACAAAAATCTCACCCCACGCTCCTCTAATATCCCTGGAAGAACCTTCATTATTTCAACAGCGTCTTCTCTTCCCACGAAAAAACTCACTTTGTGCTCTTCTTGGCTCTTGTCTGGCTATCATAGACaacacacagaaaaaaaaaaaaaaagagatttagaACATCAAATTGCTACAGATTCAGCAGGAGATACAGcacaaagaagatgatgctaTTATTTGCcagaaaactaaacaaaaagtCTAAGTCAACGCAGGAAGAGACAAGATATCAAGTTATCAACACAATAGCAAGACCCACATGCACCagtataaaagaaagagaacaatTTGATAATTCAGCAGAGATAGTGACAAAAGAAGGATCTTTATAGAAAATCCCAGGAAACAAGCCATGCAACTACTCATACcacaatgcaaaacaaaacaaaaaaatctagacTAGCTAAATCCTCTAAACAAACTATACAAACCTGAGGCTCAAGTTTAGGGAATTTAAGAGTTTCCTCAACAACAATGTCTCTATTCCACTTATAATCCAAACGAGCAGTCCAAACAACATCAGACACCGTTGATTCACCGCCGCCGTATACAATCTCAGAACCCACAGAAGTTACGGCGATGTCAGGAGTCAACAACggtctcttcttcctcagacTCGAGTAAGAACTGAAAGACCTCCCGGTGCAATAAACAAGCAATGAATCATGGCGATAGTGAGCTTCCCAAAGCGCATTGAATCTAAGAAGGTCATTGTTTTCAGGATCATCGTGATCCACCTGCGAATTTGGTGagaattgtttaattttgtggAATCTAAGAGACGAATTGGAAATCAGAAGTGTGAGTGAGAGAGGAAATAGAAATTACCAATGTGCAATCGAGATCAGCAACTAGTATGAGACGTGGTGGTCCTTCAAGCCTATCCATCGATTTCAGGAACCCAGGTGtttctctttgcttctctcttGTCTCTTTGCTCAACTAACTTTTTGGTTCCTTTATTCTTGACTTCCTTGGGAAGAcgaagtttttcttttcttattcgAACAATTCTGTCGAGTATTTGAATTAGttataatctttctttttttaattagttagaAATTTCCTTAAGCACGTATTTATATAACATGTCAACGCAACGAAGTTCCCCCTCAAAATTCAGTTTTATGCGTGCGTTATTACGACATGATAGATCCTGACGACCACCACATGATGCATTACTAGCAATGGATGACTCTTCCTTATCATTCATTTTATATTCAGAGAAAATGTGCAAGAGAATTTGCTTGGTAAGTCCATTGGTGACAAAAAATCGATTTAGTTTGAGTGGAAATAGAGAATCATAAACAATACCAAAATTGTTAGAGATGTATGTAGTGATACAAAAAAcgatattaaaaatatatattgttctGGTTCTATTATTTGTTATCGTTTTTATGATTGGTAactattaataataatttttcaattatAGTGGTAAGAAGTTATCAATTAAAGTCTTGTTCTTTTGGGTCTAACTTTGGATCCGATTGTTAACCTATAAAAGAATACAAGGAATGAAAAGTAACATGActaaaaaagaacaaacaggaaaagaaaaaattataaaataagaatacaaaagaatgagtgtagaagaaaaatagaacaaaTGTTACTGTAAATGATAACCAAAACATAGAacaaatagtaacaaaaattaaaaaataaataaattattttcttaattaaatagCCACGTTttcacgtttttttttctaattttctataaatttaatttttaattaataaatgtttaatttgtttttctgtttgttcCTCATCAAATTTGAGAAGGAACAATTTTCTTCTACGATTCCTCAAAAAATAAGGAATGATTAGGAATAGTGTGGGGTCTACATGTTacaatttggaaaaaaaatactactgaatggtaaaaaaaaagaggaacaTGTTGTTCCTGTCCATTCCTTTTCTAAAAAGTGGTCACCAATCGGACCCTTTATTGTGATTTACTAACCTTTTCAGCGGTAAAATATTATCGTTACACTTTCACAAATAATTTGCTAGTAACGTTAAGTGTTAGTGACTTATATGAGATTGTTCAAGTTTATTCGACAAATGAAATCCTTTCGATCTTTACTTTAATGTGTCAAATATCATGTCCACTTTCAAATAAAGACTCTTAGCTTGAAGGAAAACTCTACGAAAAACTAACGCAATATGTCCCATTTATATGGAAGACGCGCGATGTTAAAATTAGATACTGAAAGTTGGAGTCTAATACATTAGAAACTAATGATCATTCAAGAAAACCATAGATTATCACAGTGACAATAGGCACAAGTCCCACTCCGGCTATTACAAGCATTGTTAGAAAAAGTTTAGGTGGGACAAAAGATCACACCTTGCATTTAGTCGTTACACGACCATCCATCAAATAGAAGAGATCGAAGATCAGCTGGAAGAAAAgctagttttaaaaaaaattcttactTGATTTGAACATAATACGATATGATTAATGTGTCTTAAAAAGCATAGAAAAACACATCGAAGGCCATAAACGTGAGAACGATTCAAATGACATAATTTTTACAAGAACAAAGACCAGCAAATCCaacttaccaaaaaataaaaccaccAAATCCTAGAAGGCAAGAATGTGtggcaaaaaaagaaaaagaatgtataCCATTTGGATGGGAGGTCCAAAATTTTCTTAGAAATTAGTAacttaaacttttaaaactcaTACACATATGGATTATATgttgaaaaaatcataattcaGAAAAGGATCATATATAActactaatatatttttgaggtctttgtttttagttattttattttattttcttaaactcgAGGTCtttgttttaacaatttttctaatttcattaTCTTacaaaaaatctcaaattttaataatataaatatttgtcatAGGTACGGGAAGAGCGGTTTGTTTTCCagcgaaaaaaaaagaacggtttttctctatttgttgttgttgtttttttttaattattttcgcccctgattttttttaattaatgaatataatttttgcaatttttcGTGGGAGGCTAAAAGAAAGgcgaggaggaagaagaaggaaccaGCATTATATATGAAGCACCCAAAGCATTCTCTGCTCTTGAGAACCTCGCAGCCTTTTCCAGgtattaaaacaaaaccctaattttctctttctcttatcAAATTTAgtattcttctctttctcggATTTTCCCTAGAAATTCAc from Arabidopsis thaliana chromosome 3, partial sequence includes these protein-coding regions:
- the TBL36 gene encoding TRICHOME BIREFRINGENCE-LIKE 36 (TRICHOME BIREFRINGENCE-LIKE 36 (TBL36); INVOLVED IN: biological_process unknown; LOCATED IN: endomembrane system; EXPRESSED IN: 19 plant structures; EXPRESSED DURING: 13 growth stages; CONTAINS InterPro DOMAIN/s: Protein of unknown function DUF231, plant (InterPro:IPR004253); BEST Arabidopsis thaliana protein match is: TRICHOME BIREFRINGENCE-LIKE 43 (TAIR:AT2G30900.1); Has 1361 Blast hits to 1313 proteins in 27 species: Archae - 0; Bacteria - 0; Metazoa - 1; Fungi - 0; Plants - 1360; Viruses - 0; Other Eukaryotes - 0 (source: NCBI BLink).) gives rise to the protein MATSETRVLFLSLCLILGKVVLSQFDELWLVGDDDPLNALQTRRERREERCDYSVGKWTFDETYPLYDSSCPYLSSALSCQRNGRPDSYYQKWRWIPKACSLPRFDALKFLGKMRGKRIMLVGDSMMRNQWESLVCLVQSVLPTHRKKLTYNGPTMSFHSLDFETSIEFCWAPLLVELKRGVDRKRVLHLDSIEDNARYWRGVDVLVFDSAHWWTHSQRWSSWDYYMDGNKIFKAMDPMVAYERGLTTWAKWVEINLDPSKTKVIFRTVSPRESGQMCYNQKHPLPSLSSSTKPHVPQQSRVLNKVLRTMKYRVYLYDITTMSAYRRDGHPSVFKRAMHEEEKHHRIAGPSSDCSHWCLPGVPDIWNEMLSSIILTNAV
- a CDS encoding sucrose-6F-phosphate phosphohydrolase family protein (sucrose-6F-phosphate phosphohydrolase family protein; FUNCTIONS IN: phosphatase activity, magnesium ion binding, sucrose-phosphatase activity, catalytic activity; INVOLVED IN: sucrose biosynthetic process, metabolic process; EXPRESSED IN: 7 plant structures; EXPRESSED DURING: petal differentiation and expansion stage, E expanded cotyledon stage, D bilateral stage; CONTAINS InterPro DOMAIN/s: Sucrose-phosphate synthase (InterPro:IPR006380), Sucrose-6-phosphate phosphohydrolase C-terminal (InterPro:IPR013679), HAD-superfamily hydrolase, subfamily IIB (InterPro:IPR006379), Sucrose-phosphate phosphatase (InterPro:IPR006378), Sucrose phosphatase, plant/cyanobacteria (InterPro:IPR012847); BEST Arabidopsis thaliana protein match is: Sucrose-6F-phosphate phosphohydrolase family protein (TAIR:AT2G35840.3); Has 735 Blast hits to 727 proteins in 269 species: Archae - 13; Bacteria - 485; Metazoa - 0; Fungi - 0; Plants - 172; Viruses - 0; Other Eukaryotes - 65 (source: NCBI BLink).); amino-acid sequence: MDRLEGPPRLILVADLDCTLVDHDDPENNDLLRFNALWEAHYRHDSLLVYCTGRSFSSYSSLRKKRPLLTPDIAVTSVGSEIVYGGGESTVSDVVWTARLDYKWNRDIVVEETLKFPKLEPQPDKSQEEHKVSFFVGREDAVEIMKVLPGILEERGVDVKLVYSNGYAFDVLPRGAGKQGALTYLLDKLDIEGKQPSNTLVCGDSGNDAELFNISDVYGVMVSNSHEELLQWYEENAKDNPKIFHASERCGAGMIEAIQRFNLGPNVSPRDVMDTENFHGESLNPAHEVVQFYLFYERWRCGEVEKSDKYLQNLKSLSSPLGIFVHPSGVEKPIHEWIDEMENLYGDGKEKKFRIWLDNVTSSHISSDTWLAKFVKHELSEGKVRSCSTKVLLSYKEEKQRLTWMHIHQSWLDESSSDDQEKWIF